A genome region from Chlorobaculum tepidum TLS includes the following:
- a CDS encoding peptide chain release factor 3 yields the protein MELAKEIARRRTFAIISHPDAGKTTLTEKLLLFGGAIHTAGAVKSNKIRKSATSDFMEIEKQRGISVATSVMGFEYKGKRINILDTPGHKDFAEDTYRTLTAVDSVILVVDSMKGVEEQTERLMEVCRMRHTPVIIFINKLDREGRNPFELLDELEEKLDIQTCPMTWPISQGQTFKGVYNLFDKSLNLFEANTSQIGQKLTDIEGIDDPKLADWVGTANAAKLREDVELIEGVYEPYELEMYREGLQAPVFFGSAVNNFGVRELLDTFIDIAPCPHEREASERIVYASEAALSGFVFKIHANLDPNHCDRTAFFKICSGRFERNKFYQHTRLGKKVRFSNPTQFMAQEKNVIDEAWPGDVIGLYDNGSLKIGDTLTEGETLHFRGIPSFSPEIFKVLENRDPLKTKQLEKGIRQLTDEGVAQLFVQYGTRKIVGTVGELQFDVIQFRLEHEYGAQCSFTPLRFHKAFWITSDNQKQLDEFMRRRANVIAFDKEDHPVFFAETEWMLKIAKEDFPEIEFHSTSEFKTKNQD from the coding sequence ATGGAGTTAGCAAAGGAGATCGCGCGGCGGCGGACGTTCGCTATTATCAGCCATCCGGATGCGGGTAAAACCACGCTCACCGAAAAACTACTGCTGTTCGGCGGTGCAATCCATACGGCGGGCGCGGTGAAGAGCAACAAGATTCGCAAGTCAGCGACCAGCGACTTCATGGAGATCGAGAAGCAGCGCGGCATTTCGGTGGCGACCTCGGTGATGGGTTTCGAGTACAAGGGCAAGCGCATCAACATTCTCGACACGCCCGGCCACAAGGACTTCGCCGAAGACACCTATCGCACGCTGACCGCCGTGGACAGCGTCATCCTCGTGGTCGATAGCATGAAGGGCGTCGAGGAGCAGACCGAGCGGCTGATGGAGGTTTGCCGGATGCGCCACACGCCGGTGATCATCTTCATTAACAAGCTCGACCGCGAAGGGCGCAACCCCTTTGAGCTGCTCGACGAGCTGGAAGAGAAGCTCGATATCCAGACCTGCCCGATGACCTGGCCGATCAGCCAGGGCCAGACCTTCAAGGGCGTCTATAACCTGTTCGACAAATCGCTGAACCTGTTCGAAGCCAACACCTCGCAGATCGGCCAGAAGCTGACCGACATCGAGGGCATCGACGACCCGAAACTCGCCGACTGGGTCGGCACGGCCAATGCCGCGAAGCTGCGCGAGGACGTCGAACTGATCGAGGGTGTGTATGAGCCGTACGAGCTTGAGATGTACCGTGAAGGATTGCAGGCGCCGGTCTTTTTCGGTAGCGCGGTCAACAATTTTGGCGTCCGGGAACTGCTCGACACCTTCATCGACATCGCCCCGTGCCCGCATGAGCGCGAGGCGTCGGAGCGCATAGTGTACGCTTCTGAGGCGGCGCTCTCCGGCTTCGTCTTCAAGATTCACGCCAACCTCGACCCGAACCACTGCGACCGCACGGCCTTCTTCAAAATCTGCTCCGGACGCTTCGAGCGCAACAAGTTCTACCAGCACACGCGCCTCGGTAAAAAGGTGCGCTTCTCCAACCCGACGCAGTTCATGGCGCAGGAGAAGAACGTGATCGACGAAGCCTGGCCCGGCGACGTGATCGGCCTGTATGACAACGGTTCGCTGAAAATCGGCGACACGCTCACCGAAGGCGAAACGCTGCACTTTCGCGGCATTCCGAGCTTCTCGCCGGAGATCTTCAAGGTGCTCGAAAACCGCGACCCGCTCAAGACCAAGCAGCTCGAAAAGGGCATCCGCCAGCTCACCGATGAGGGCGTGGCGCAGCTCTTCGTGCAGTACGGCACCCGTAAGATCGTCGGTACAGTGGGCGAACTTCAGTTCGATGTCATCCAGTTCCGCCTCGAACACGAGTACGGCGCGCAGTGCTCTTTCACGCCCCTGCGCTTCCACAAAGCCTTCTGGATCACCAGCGACAACCAGAAGCAGCTCGACGAGTTCATGCGCCGCCGCGCAAACGTCATCGCCTTCGACAAGGAGGATCACCCGGTCTTTTTCGCCGAAACCGAATGGATGCTCAAAATCGCCAAAGAGGATTTTCCGGAGATTGAGTTTCACTCCACCTCGGAGTTCAAAACTAAAAATCAGGATTGA